In Caldisericum sp., the genomic stretch ACTCGTAAATTATCTTCCTGGCTCCCCTGCAGCGAAGGAATTTGCTCTTATTGCACGTAGAATCGAAGGAGAAACAATACCTATTAAATTCGAGGAACCAAAAGGCTTTTTTGGAAACTTGTTTAGGAGAGAGTCATGAATCTTTTTAGGGAAAAGAGAAGTGCAAGCCAAATTGCAGAGGAAAGACTAAGGCTCGTTTTAATTCAGGACAGGCTTTCATTGTCTTCAAAGGAATTTGAAATGTTAAAGGAAGACATTATAAAGGTACTTTCAAAGTATTTTGATATAGAAGAAAACGAAATAAAAATAAACCTCGAAAGAACAAAAGAAAAGAATATTTTTGAAGCAATCGTTCCATTAATTTCCCAGAAGAAAGAAAAGTGAAAAAAGTCCCTTATTTATTAATTATATCGATAATTGTTCTTACTTTTTATTCGCTTACAGCGCTCTATGTAATTAGTTTTAAAAATTTTGTTCCTAAGGAACTTATATATGTTATTTTAGGTTTTGTTTTATTCTTTATAGTCTCTTCGATAAATTTTAGAATTTACAAGTTTTATGCTATCCCTCTTTATGTTTCAGTTCTTGTTTTGCTTTTAATTGTTCTTTTGATAGGTGCCGTAATTAATAGTTCAAAAAGGTGGATTAATATTTTTGGTCTTTTTACGATTCAACCGTCCGAATTTGCTAAGATATCACTAATAATAAGTTTTGCATGGATTTACGATAACAAAATTTGGAACTATTTTGAAAAATTTTTATATTCAACATTGTTACTTTTGCCTTATGTTGTAATTGTTTTCCTTCAACCAGATATGGGCACTTCTCTTGTTTTTGTTTTTATTTATTTCTTTTTTGTTCTTGTTTTCCTTCATTACAAGTATGCCTTAACGCTTACAGGGTTAGCATTATCCATGATCCCACTTTTGCCTAAAATTCTTAAGCCGTATCAAATTGAAAGAATATTAACTTTCTTTGACCCTTATAGAGACCCTTTAGGAAGTGGTTACAATGTTCTTCAATCAATAATTTCCTTAGGTTCTGGAAGATTGCTTGGGAAAGGTATTGAGGGAAGCACAATGTCAAAACTAAATTTTGTCCCAGTACAGTATGCTGATTTTATCCTTTCTGCAATTGGTGAAATATGGGGTTTTTTAGGTATCCTTGTAATTCTTCTTTGTTACATCTATATTTTGTATTTTTGTGTAAAAGCGGCATACTCTACAAAAAATATTTTTGGTAGGTCTATAGCACTTGGCGTATTTGCTATGTTCTTTTTTCAGATTCTTATTAATGCTGGTATGAATATGGGTATAATGCCTGTAACAGGAATCCCGTTGCCATTTTTGAGTTTTGGTGGAAGTTCTGCTCTTGTTAACTTTATTGCACTGGGGCTCATTGTAAGTGTGTATAATTATAAGGATGAGATAAACCTATGATAAAAGATTACGAACTTATAAAGTTTAAGAAACCTTATTACTACTTTGGAAACGAATTCAATAGTATCCATAAAGACACGTCAAATAGCCTTAAAGTTGCACTTGTTTATCCTGATACCTATGAAGTCGGAATGTCGTCTTTCGGATTTAAAATTCTTTACCATCTTGGCAATGAGTTAGATGGTGTTGTCGTTGAAAGAGCGTTTTTGCCACTTCCAGATTTAGAAGAGTATTTGCGTAAAAATTCAATTCCTTTGTTTTCACTTGAGTCGAGAATTCCCTTAGACG encodes the following:
- the minE gene encoding cell division topological specificity factor MinE, with amino-acid sequence MNLFREKRSASQIAEERLRLVLIQDRLSLSSKEFEMLKEDIIKVLSKYFDIEENEIKINLERTKEKNIFEAIVPLISQKKEK
- a CDS encoding rod shape-determining protein RodA codes for the protein MKKVPYLLIISIIVLTFYSLTALYVISFKNFVPKELIYVILGFVLFFIVSSINFRIYKFYAIPLYVSVLVLLLIVLLIGAVINSSKRWINIFGLFTIQPSEFAKISLIISFAWIYDNKIWNYFEKFLYSTLLLLPYVVIVFLQPDMGTSLVFVFIYFFFVLVFLHYKYALTLTGLALSMIPLLPKILKPYQIERILTFFDPYRDPLGSGYNVLQSIISLGSGRLLGKGIEGSTMSKLNFVPVQYADFILSAIGEIWGFLGILVILLCYIYILYFCVKAAYSTKNIFGRSIALGVFAMFFFQILINAGMNMGIMPVTGIPLPFLSFGGSSALVNFIALGLIVSVYNYKDEINL